GTAATCGCTTTTGATAAGCTTGAGAATCTCGAACCATACGGTGAGTTGGAGACCTCAAAACGGTGCGCGGGAGGTTGAAATGAAACCTGTCAACCAGAATACTCATCCTAGCTAGGGGACGGGCTCATCCTCACTCCCAATGGGAGCCAGGTGCTCAAGGACCTTGACGATACTGGCATCGTCGCAAGGTGGGTTGAGACCTGGGCCTATAACTGCAGGGATTGCAAGATCTACGATACAGATGGAGTCCATGTCGGCCAGCACCCAATTCCAGACACAGATAAGGGTCTCTCACTGTTACCGCGCGGGGGGCTGGTCCAGATTCTGTATCAAACTGCGAAACGACTGGGGCTAGATCTCCGCCTTGGAGTGAGAGTCACTGAGTTTTATGAGGATGAGACACAGGCAAGTGTCGTCGTTGGAGGCGAGCGCGTCCAGGGTGATTGTCTCATCTTCGCCGATGGCGCGAACAGCAGAGGTCGTGCAGCTGTCTCCTCCACCAACGTGCAGCCATATTACTCGGGCTTTTCGATATTCCGCGGAAAGGCCGATGGGACAGCACTGCTTCAAGACCCTCGGTGCCATTGGTTGCTGGGCCCGGAGAACAAGGTCGACCAAGCAGCGGGGTTCGCGGGTCCGGAAATGTACGTCCAGCTCGCTACCTGTGGAGGGGGGCGAGCGTCCTTCTGCATGGGGATAACCCAGGTGAGCATGTGCCGGCCATCCTGGATTGGATGTGACTTAGGGCTGACACGTTTGAAGCATGCCCAGCCCGAGGGGAATTTCTGGACCACGCCAGTAGATAAAGAGGagatgttggagaagatCAGCTCCTGGAGGTGCACTGACCAGATCCGACCAGTGATTGAAGCAATGTCCAAAGATCAATTCTTGCTGTGCCCGCTCCTCCGCGCCGGCGTGTTAGACTCGTGGGTGTCGCCCACAGGCCGCATCACCGTCATCGGAGACGCCGCGcatcccttcttccccaccTCTGCGCAGGGCGCCTCCCAGGCCATCGAAGATGCCGCGACTCTAGCCATCACCCTGAGATTGGCGGGCAAAAACAATATCAAACTGGGACTGCAAGCCATGGAGGCAATGCGGTGCGTGCATTGATTTAGCGAGGATTGTCTGTTGCTGACAATGTAGCAGCAAGCACAGAGCGACCTATATCCAACGCAACGCTTGGAGGGTTAATGACGCATGGTTCAACACCCCACTGGCAGAGCGTGTTGACAAGAAAGCCGCTCCTGCGATTGGGGTTATTGACTGGATTGTGGGGCACTCCTGTACGATGTATGCATCTGACCAGTTTGATCGGGTCCGTCACTCGCTTGCAACAGGCCAGCCATACGTCCCCACCAATATTCCCCCAGAACGTAAGGCCTGCCATTCACGCTTTTTCATCCGCGGCTTGATCGCTAACAATGGGCCAGAATTCAAGGAGGCCACGGAATGGATTACATATAGAAATACTGAAAGGCAAGCATAGGCAATATCTACGAAGGCAACACAGGTCAGGATGCTCGCTGCCTGTTATTTAGCGCTATTATTACTGCTATAACTCTAGTACAGTCCAATGGTATAGTATCTCCCGGACTAAATCctattctatactttttATCTATGCGccttatataaaatatctagtatactaCAGGGCCCTGACCTGCTATTCTATCTACCATACcctaaaattaaaaaaaaatatttttaaatataactatgACGTGTACTTTTACATACATTCCTGCGGAAACGTAATGAGCTGCCAGGCAATCTTCGCAACCTCTTCAAGCGCCTTGCCTTAGGAACAACGGGGTTGCTAATCCCATACCGAGTGCTCCTTACGCTCCGATCCCACGTCCCATAAGAATCATGTCTATTGCACGGCCGAAATGTTAACCTCTCCGCCCTTGATCCTCCACACAAGTCGAGGTGAGGAGAGGCATACTGCTAGCACACCAAGGGCAATCCGTAAGACGGGTAATATAATTTTGACGACCATATCTTTATATCAACATTTTATCCTAGACGGAGGGCCTTGGGCACAAAATCGACGCCTCCACAGAAACCCCCGTGCCCAGAAGGTAAGTCGCTGGCACTGTGAAGGATTATGCAAGGAGCATTTATGGACGGGAAATCCTACTCTGGATTAGGAATGCAATCATGAGTCTAGTTACACAACATACTCCGTATAGCTATAGTTAGTTAGCAATAGCAGCTTACCAAGCCAGTATGAAACCTGCTGTCCCCCCCAACAAAAGTGCTACAGGCAAGGTTTGAACATTCCCCACCTGCCCAGTCACGATGAGAACGATCGCAATTGAAACAGGTTCCTCTTAATACAAGCCACCCCCTATATATTGTCCATGCGATCAAATGTCTTAGAGCCCGGCACTTGTTCATGGGCAAGACTTCAGCCTATGCTCTGATTACTGTGCCTCGCGAAACCATCTCCAAGAGGACTACTCGATCTTGCAGAGAATACATTCACGGTTTCCCTGCCAGGTACTACATTTCAACTAGACGAATACCCTCCATTGAGCCGACAACCTTTCCAAAAGATGGGTCCTCTCTGTGCTTTTACAGATGATAAAGTCAAAGTAATGCTGCTCAACCCCATTGGGGGTGCGGAATTCAATGACTTTGTAGTGGAAACAGTGCTGAATAACAAGGACCCGAGCACGCGTGTCACAATCACCTCACTCGCCAACCGCAT
This is a stretch of genomic DNA from Aspergillus puulaauensis MK2 DNA, chromosome 8, nearly complete sequence. It encodes these proteins:
- a CDS encoding FAD-dependent oxidoreductase (COG:C,H;~EggNog:ENOG410PMET;~InterPro:IPR036188,IPR002938;~PFAM:PF01494;~SMCOG1087:hypothetical protein;~antiSMASH:Cluster_8.3;~go_function: GO:0071949 - FAD binding [Evidence IEA]), with amino-acid sequence MTVPHDTAPEPTGTTVIIIGLGIGGLTAAISCHLNGHHVIAFDKLENLEPYGDGLILTPNGSQVLKDLDDTGIVARWVETWAYNCRDCKIYDTDGVHVGQHPIPDTDKGLSLLPRGGLVQILYQTAKRLGLDLRLGVRVTEFYEDETQASVVVGGERVQGDCLIFADGANSRGRAAVSSTNVQPYYSGFSIFRGKADGTALLQDPRCHWLLGPENKVDQAAGFAGPEMYVQLATCGGGRASFCMGITQHAQPEGNFWTTPVDKEEMLEKISSWRCTDQIRPVIEAMSKDQFLLCPLLRAGVLDSWVSPTGRITVIGDAAHPFFPTSAQGASQAIEDAATLAITLRLAGKNNIKLGLQAMEAMRSKHRATYIQRNAWRVNDAWFNTPLAERVDKKAAPAIGVIDWIVGHSCTMYASDQFDRVRHSLATGQPYVPTNIPPEQFKEATEWITYRNTERQA